The genomic region GTCATCGTGCCGATGCAGGGCACCTGCGCCACGTGGAGCCTCACCCGCGGTGCCGAGAGCGTCGCGATCACCGTAGGTGGGCCGCTCTCCTGCAACTCGCTGAGTCTCGCCCGGCGCTTTGCCGTGGCGGGGCAGGGGCTGACCCGGGCCAACGTCATCAACGTCGACAACGACGTCTCGACCGGTCGGCTGCAGCGCGTGCTGCCGGATTGGACCCTGCCCTCGACGCCGGTCTACTTCGTCACGACCTCGCGGCTCCTGCCCGCCAAGGCCCGCAGCTTCATCGATTTCGCCACGAAGCGGCTCGCGGCCGTGCTCGCCAACGCCTCCGGCGAGTCGCGCTACGGCAGCGCTCGCTCGGCGCGCGTCGCCGAGCGGGCCGCCCTCTCCCCCTGAATTGGTTGTCATGGGGGCTTCACCGGCTCCGGCCGGCGGGCTCGTCATCTCACGCGTAGACGCTGCTCGGCGCCTGCGGGAATTTTTCCGCGAGCGCTCGGCGCAGCTTCTCCAGGGCGCGGTTCTCGATCTGGCGGACGCGTTCCTTCGAGATGCCGAGGCGGTGGCCGAGGGCTTCCAGGGTCGCCTGGTCCTCCGCCAGCCGCCGCTCCCGCAGGATGCGCAGCTCGCGCTCGGACAGAACCGTGAGCGCCTGCCGCAGCCAGACCAGACGGCGCTCGCCGTCGACCAGGGCCGAGACCGTCTCGTCGGGCAGGGCCGCACCGTCGACCAGGAAATCCATCCGCTCGGAGGAGGCCTCGCTCTCCTCGCCCACCGGCGCGTTCAGCGACATGTCGGGGCCGGACAGGCGCGCATCCATCAGCGCCACGTCCTCGCGGGACACGCCGATCGCGCTGGCGATCCGGCCGTGGATCTCGGAGCCGACCTGCTCCTCGGTCGATTGCATCAGCCGGGCGCGCAGGCGGCGCAGGTTGAAGAACAGGGCCTTCTGGGCGGAACTGGTTCCCCCACGCACGATCGACCAGTTGCGCAGGATGTAGTCCTGGATCGAGGCGCGGATCCACCAAGTGGCGTAAGTGGAGAAGCGCACGTCCCGCTCCGGCTCGAAGCGGGCGGCCGCCTCCATCAGGCCGACATGGCCCTCCTGCACGAGGTCGGCCATCGGCAGGCCGTAATGGCGGAAGCGGCCGGCGAGCGCGATCACGAGGCGCATGTGCGCGGAGATCAGCCGGTGCAGGGCGCGCTCGTCGCGCGCCTCCTTCCAGGCCACCGCCAGCCCTCGCTCTTCTTCCCTCGCAAGGAACGGCGCCTCCATCGCTGTCCGAATGAACTGACGCCGCATCCCCGCGATCTCTGCCATCCCCGCCTCTCTCTTCAGTTCTTGCGTTCGAGATTGTCGGACCTGATCGCATGGGTATGCGGTTCGGCGAAGCGCGCCGGACCGGACCATGGGATCGAGTCATCCGTGGCAGAGGCACAACACATCCGTGCGACGCTTGTTCCCTGCAGGCGCGTGGCGTCGGGGCGAAGATTTTCAAGAGAGGTGCGGAAGGCGCATGAAAAAAGGGCCCGGCGCGGCGCCGGACCCTCTGGCCTCACGTGGGTTCTGGCCTCACGTGGGTAACGCTGCCGCGGCCCGGATTCGGGCCGCCGGGGCGTGCCCTCAGGCCGCCTCTTCCTGCACGTCGCCGCCGCCCTCGGCTTCCGCCTCGGTCTCCGCATCGGCCTTGGCCCGGCGCGGCGACTTGGCGAGGCTCTGCTCGATCAGCTTGAGCGCCTCGGTCTCGGTGATCCTGTTCACCGAGGAGATCTCGCGCACGACGCGGTCGAGGGCGGCCTCGTAGAGCTGGCGCTCGCTGTAGGACTGCTCGGGCTGAGCCTCGGAGCGGTAGAGATCGCGCACCACTTCGGTGACCGAGATCAGGTCGCCGGAATTGATCTTGGCCTCGTATTCCTGGGCGCGGCGCGACCACATCGTCCGCTTGACGCGGGCGCGGCCGGTCAGCACGTCGAGCGCCTTCCTGACGAGTTCGGGTTCGGCCAGCTTGCGCATGCCGACGCTGTTGGCCTTCGCGGTGGGGACGCGCAGGACCATCTTGTCCTTCTCGAACGAGACGACGAACAGTTCGAGCTTGTAGCCCGCGATCTCCTGCTCCTCGATCGCGGTGATCCGCCCGACGCCGTGCGCCGGATACACGACCGCCTCGCCGGTCTTGAAGCCTTGGCGGCCTGCCGTCGTCTTCTTGGCTGTGGTCATGCGGAATGAGCCTCCACTGTCATCCACGCGGGGGGGCGCATCCACGCCCGCACGCTCGTCACTTTCCGGGGCGGGACACCCGGCGCATGCCCCTGTCCGGCGGCGCGCTGGGGAGGCGCCGTCCGGTTCCCGGGCTTTCGCGTTGCTCCCACCACACGAAGGAACGCGCCGGGAGCGGAATGCTTCCGGCGGTCGATCGCAGCCGACCTCTTTTCCAGGAAGGTGGAACCCGCTTGGCAGGCGAGAGGAGGGGCGCATCGGGCGTGAGCGACGGCGAACCCTCATGTAACACGAACGGGCCGGCGAATCAAAGGATTGCCGGCGCGCGAGCGCGTCTCCGCATGGGAGGATCGTAACCTTTCGCAAGGCGCGGACAGAGCGTCGGCCGATCCGCCCGAGGATCTTTCGGAGTAGGGCGCGGCCAATCCGGAGGGTTCTTCGTTCCGCCGCCTGGCCTGCGGTGAGAAGCCGCCGCGTCGGCCGGCGCCCCCTCCCCCGCCCGATCGGCGGACGGCGGAAGAAATCAGTCGCCGGAGCCGGGATTGGGCGAGAAATGCGCCTCCAGCTTGCCGCTCACCCCGTCCCACTGCTTGGCGTCGGCGGGGGCGTCCTTCTTCTGCGTGATGTTGGGCCAGGTCTTGGCGTAGTCGGCGTTGAGCTTGAGCCAGCTTTCGAGGCTGCCCTCGGTGTCGGGCTTGATCGCCTCGGCGGGGCATTCGGGCTCGCAGACGCCGCAATCGATGCATTCGTCGGGATGGATGACGAGCATGTTCTCGCCCTCGTAGAAGCAATCCACGGGGCACACCTCGACGCAGTCCATGTACTTGCACTTGATGCAGTTGTCGGTGACGACGTAGGTCATGGGCCGTTCGGTCCTTAGATCCGCTTGTCCTCGCGGGGTCGGGCGTGCCTCTCGGCCCGCCACCCGCTGCCTTTGCCGCGGATGCGATCCCTCTCGCGCGGGCGGTGTCATGCGAGCCTGCTCATGCGAGCCGGGCGCCGCCGCTCGATTTGGAAGCGCTCTAGCCCCTGGCCGGTGGGCTGACAAGCGTGCCCTTCCCCCTCCTCTGCCATGCGCGCCGCCGGGAGCCTTTCCGGCAACGCCGGCGCTGGCGCCCGGAGTTCCGTTCCGGGTCCGCGAAGAAAATGGAATGGGTGTGTTCAGTTCTGCGTAGTCTTAGTCGTTGGTTAATTTTACTGTCTTCGACAATCGAGCTTGTCCGGGGCGCAACCTTGGCGGCTATCTGTACGTCGAAAGGCGTGTCTGCCGAGCCCGGATCGGGCCGCGAGACCGCCGAGATCGTAC from Methylorubrum populi harbors:
- a CDS encoding RNA polymerase factor sigma-32; this encodes MAEIAGMRRQFIRTAMEAPFLAREEERGLAVAWKEARDERALHRLISAHMRLVIALAGRFRHYGLPMADLVQEGHVGLMEAAARFEPERDVRFSTYATWWIRASIQDYILRNWSIVRGGTSSAQKALFFNLRRLRARLMQSTEEQVGSEIHGRIASAIGVSREDVALMDARLSGPDMSLNAPVGEESEASSERMDFLVDGAALPDETVSALVDGERRLVWLRQALTVLSERELRILRERRLAEDQATLEALGHRLGISKERVRQIENRALEKLRRALAEKFPQAPSSVYA
- a CDS encoding CarD family transcriptional regulator: MTTAKKTTAGRQGFKTGEAVVYPAHGVGRITAIEEQEIAGYKLELFVVSFEKDKMVLRVPTAKANSVGMRKLAEPELVRKALDVLTGRARVKRTMWSRRAQEYEAKINSGDLISVTEVVRDLYRSEAQPEQSYSERQLYEAALDRVVREISSVNRITETEALKLIEQSLAKSPRRAKADAETEAEAEGGGDVQEEAA
- a CDS encoding ferredoxin family protein, coding for MTYVVTDNCIKCKYMDCVEVCPVDCFYEGENMLVIHPDECIDCGVCEPECPAEAIKPDTEGSLESWLKLNADYAKTWPNITQKKDAPADAKQWDGVSGKLEAHFSPNPGSGD